Proteins from a single region of Stappia sp. ES.058:
- a CDS encoding TRAP transporter substrate-binding protein produces the protein MKKILSAIAVTASLATVAPAMALDELNWDMQSTYPGSLTQLGTLGKVLSERLTAVSGGSINLKFQEPGAIVPALETFDAVASGAVQAGWSTPGYWTGKDTSLALFAAVPFGPRASEYIAWMKFGGGNELFDEIYASYGIKSLACAVIAPEASGWFRNEINSVDDLKGLKMRFFGLGAKVMQKLGVSTQLLAGGDIFPALELGTIDATEFSMPAIDLKLGFYQVAKYYYFPGWHQQSTIFELMLNKDEWDALDDQTKAVFETVCDANITYGIAEGEAIQPAAIAELKEKGVNIKTWDPAILDTLRSAWLEVVEEEKAANPNFAKVWESLTEFRAQYEGWSELGYLK, from the coding sequence GTGAAAAAGATTTTATCAGCAATTGCCGTAACGGCGTCCCTTGCGACCGTGGCGCCCGCCATGGCGCTGGACGAACTCAATTGGGACATGCAGTCGACGTATCCGGGGTCGCTCACGCAGCTCGGTACGCTCGGAAAGGTCCTGTCGGAGCGCCTCACGGCGGTATCCGGCGGTTCGATCAATCTGAAGTTCCAGGAGCCGGGGGCGATCGTTCCCGCTCTTGAGACATTCGACGCGGTCGCGTCCGGCGCGGTGCAGGCCGGTTGGTCGACGCCGGGTTACTGGACCGGCAAGGATACCTCGCTTGCGCTTTTCGCGGCGGTTCCCTTCGGTCCGCGCGCGTCCGAATATATCGCCTGGATGAAGTTCGGCGGCGGTAACGAGCTGTTCGACGAAATCTATGCGTCCTACGGCATCAAGTCTCTCGCCTGCGCCGTCATCGCGCCCGAGGCTTCGGGCTGGTTCCGCAACGAGATCAACTCCGTGGACGATCTCAAGGGCCTGAAGATGCGTTTCTTCGGCCTTGGCGCCAAGGTGATGCAGAAGCTCGGTGTTTCCACGCAGCTTCTGGCTGGCGGCGACATCTTCCCCGCGCTTGAGCTTGGAACGATCGACGCGACGGAATTCTCCATGCCGGCGATCGACCTCAAGCTCGGCTTCTACCAGGTTGCCAAATATTACTACTTCCCGGGCTGGCACCAGCAGTCGACGATTTTCGAGCTGATGCTGAACAAGGACGAGTGGGACGCGCTTGACGACCAGACCAAGGCCGTGTTCGAGACCGTTTGCGACGCCAACATCACCTACGGCATTGCCGAGGGCGAGGCGATCCAGCCGGCCGCGATCGCGGAACTGAAGGAAAAGGGCGTCAACATCAAGACCTGGGATCCGGCGATCCTCGATACGTTGCGCAGCGCCTGGCTCGAAGTGGTCGAGGAAGAAAAGGCAGCCAACCCGAACTTCGCAAAGGTTTGGGAATCGCTGACTGAATTCCGCGCCCAATACGAAGGTTGGTCGGAGCTCGGCTACCTCAAGTAA
- a CDS encoding TRAP transporter small permease subunit, whose translation MSTLLCLIGIALAALGLVGVGVPAYVLCIVGFVLCVIGGFARARLSVVIAGMVFTIFAFAIAPDGFSAILQMADVNPKRFFKFYDGMSGLIGALAVLALTLVMVRRNAPQSCETMLGASDDFDTVVNGVGKLASWLFVPMMIVIFYDVSQRKMLDFDNNIIDSVFYFDSTKLQELEWHLHAVLFLLCLGFAYRYDAHVRIELVRDRMAQRSRVWMELIGVVCFLLTYCYLIVEFGWVFANNSYRIGEVSAAQTGLTHRWIIKAMLPFGFALLFTAGLSAAFRCVVYLFGPTYLNERAGDYAGTHHADLPEDVAIKGPITD comes from the coding sequence ATGTCAACGCTGCTGTGTTTGATCGGTATCGCCCTGGCGGCGCTCGGGCTGGTTGGGGTCGGCGTGCCGGCCTATGTCCTGTGCATCGTCGGCTTCGTGCTTTGCGTGATCGGCGGATTCGCCCGTGCTCGGTTGTCCGTGGTGATCGCCGGCATGGTGTTCACGATCTTTGCCTTCGCGATCGCGCCGGACGGGTTTTCGGCCATCCTGCAGATGGCGGACGTCAACCCGAAACGCTTCTTCAAGTTCTACGACGGCATGTCCGGCCTGATCGGCGCGCTCGCCGTCCTGGCCCTGACGCTGGTGATGGTTCGCCGAAACGCGCCGCAATCCTGCGAGACGATGCTGGGGGCGTCCGACGATTTCGACACGGTCGTCAACGGCGTCGGCAAGCTGGCGTCCTGGCTGTTCGTTCCAATGATGATCGTGATCTTCTACGACGTCAGCCAGCGCAAGATGCTGGACTTCGACAACAACATCATCGATTCCGTCTTCTACTTCGACAGCACCAAGCTGCAGGAACTCGAGTGGCATCTGCATGCCGTGCTGTTCCTGCTTTGTCTCGGGTTTGCCTACCGTTATGACGCACATGTGCGCATCGAACTGGTGCGTGACCGCATGGCGCAGCGCTCGCGGGTGTGGATGGAGCTGATCGGCGTCGTTTGCTTCCTGCTTACCTACTGTTACCTGATCGTCGAGTTCGGCTGGGTCTTTGCAAACAATTCCTACAGGATCGGCGAGGTGTCGGCGGCGCAGACTGGTCTTACCCACCGCTGGATCATCAAGGCGATGCTGCCGTTCGGCTTCGCGCTCCTGTTCACGGCCGGACTGTCGGCCGCGTTCCGCTGCGTCGTCTATCTGTTCGGCCCCACCTACCTCAACGAACGCGCCGGCGATTATGCCGGTACCCATCACGCGGATCTGCCGGAAGACGTGGCCATCAAGGGCCCGATAACGGACTGA
- a CDS encoding TRAP transporter large permease subunit: protein MTFVELLPVFMFLALGLLLFTGFPVAFILGGVGLGFAFLAQELDAFNVARLVIIPNRIFGSTMENPVLVAIPMFIFMGTMLEKSGVAKDLLNCLQVLTRRVPGGLALSVTLMGTIMAATTGIIGASVVMMTLLALPVMLERNYNIPLATGTIASSGTLGILIPPSIMLVIMSDLMSIPVGTVFVAAIIPGLLLATLYAVYILVLCHFKPQLAPPLPDDIGPKTRAEFWVMILKSFVPPVFLIMIVLGSIFAGIATPTEAAGVGAVGATLLAILNRKLAFTVLRDVCHRSALTTAMLFGIFLGATCFSLVFRWLGGEVLIDEFIAWAGVGSWGILFVLMGMVFFLGFFFDWVEITLIVLPVFGPIVAKLDFGAHLAGFEGVNEVALIWFTILVSTNLQTSFLTPPFGFALFYMKGVAPPGVTIQQIYKGIIPFVLLQLIGLALCMLFPGIVLWLPNALL from the coding sequence ATGACATTTGTGGAACTTCTGCCGGTCTTCATGTTCCTGGCGCTCGGGCTCTTGCTGTTCACCGGTTTCCCCGTTGCCTTCATTCTCGGCGGGGTCGGTCTCGGCTTTGCCTTCCTCGCGCAGGAACTGGACGCATTCAACGTCGCGCGGCTGGTGATCATTCCGAACCGCATCTTCGGTTCGACGATGGAGAACCCGGTCCTCGTCGCCATTCCGATGTTCATTTTCATGGGCACGATGCTGGAGAAATCCGGCGTCGCCAAGGACCTGCTCAACTGCCTGCAGGTCCTGACCCGTCGCGTGCCCGGCGGTCTTGCGCTGTCTGTCACGCTGATGGGCACCATCATGGCGGCCACCACCGGCATCATCGGTGCCTCGGTGGTGATGATGACCCTGCTGGCGCTTCCCGTCATGCTGGAGCGCAACTACAACATTCCGCTGGCGACCGGCACCATTGCCTCTTCGGGAACGCTCGGCATTCTCATTCCGCCATCGATCATGCTGGTGATCATGTCGGATCTGATGTCGATCCCCGTCGGCACGGTGTTCGTCGCCGCCATCATCCCGGGGCTTCTGCTGGCGACCCTCTATGCGGTCTACATCCTCGTTCTGTGCCATTTCAAGCCACAGCTCGCGCCGCCGCTTCCCGACGATATCGGGCCAAAGACACGCGCGGAATTCTGGGTGATGATCCTGAAGAGCTTCGTGCCGCCGGTCTTCCTGATCATGATCGTGCTGGGGTCGATCTTTGCCGGTATTGCAACGCCCACGGAAGCTGCGGGCGTCGGCGCGGTCGGCGCGACCCTTCTGGCGATCCTCAATCGCAAGCTTGCGTTCACTGTCTTGCGGGATGTGTGCCACCGGTCGGCGCTGACGACCGCGATGCTCTTTGGCATCTTCCTTGGCGCCACCTGCTTTTCGCTTGTTTTCCGCTGGCTGGGCGGCGAGGTCCTGATCGACGAGTTCATCGCCTGGGCCGGCGTTGGGTCGTGGGGCATCTTGTTCGTTTTGATGGGCATGGTCTTCTTCCTCGGCTTCTTCTTCGACTGGGTCGAGATCACGCTGATCGTCCTGCCGGTCTTCGGCCCGATCGTTGCAAAACTCGATTTCGGCGCGCATCTCGCGGGGTTCGAGGGCGTCAACGAGGTCGCGCTCATCTGGTTCACCATTCTGGTGTCGACCAACCTGCAAACCTCCTTCCTGACGCCGCCCTTCGGCTTCGCGCTGTTCTACATGAAGGGGGTGGCGCCTCCCGGGGTGACCATTCAGCAGATCTACAAGGGCATCATTCCCTTCGTGCTTCTGCAGCTCATCGGCCTCGCCTTGTGCATGCTGTTTCCGGGCATCGTCCTGTGGCTTCCCAACGCATTGCTTTGA
- a CDS encoding DUF3422 family protein → MSETEDSGARGSGLPAFEAHPARALVIGEVHARPFHPLSGPRVFLRYGFIADEAAAEADRDWFGRYCQSVGEQGPGAASRHHLVRIGESVLRRERHGEFITYTWDGPLDDTDASGGEPPDHPFGARFRAPGPLMVAVRCDFLRADSAAFQRQFDRFDQTSLSVSDVDQQAAIIATDFRQDRDGLTRIVIGDRTLNQVQAGALTQRLLELETYRTFAMLGLTEANRQAPKVSIIEAGLLGIAERMRASEGLEANRLLLDELTRLAADLEAGAAASAYRLGASRAYYLIVKQRLEALGEQSRDGHFTFTQFLTRRLAPAMRTCETLETRQANLSRKLARAATLLRTRVDVELQEQNRGQLAGMNRRARLQLRLQQTVEGLSVAAVSYYVVGLFAYLAKALADSPVGAFLPSQGVMTGIAVPLVLITVFLFVRRIRRHHDEREGDE, encoded by the coding sequence ATGTCTGAAACCGAGGATAGCGGCGCGCGTGGCAGCGGCCTTCCTGCCTTCGAGGCGCATCCGGCCCGGGCGCTGGTGATCGGCGAGGTGCATGCGCGGCCGTTTCATCCGCTGTCGGGGCCAAGGGTTTTTCTGCGCTATGGCTTTATCGCTGACGAGGCGGCGGCGGAGGCTGACCGCGACTGGTTCGGCCGCTATTGCCAGTCGGTCGGTGAACAGGGACCGGGCGCGGCCTCGCGCCATCATCTTGTGCGCATTGGCGAGAGCGTGTTGCGTCGCGAACGGCATGGCGAGTTCATCACCTACACCTGGGACGGGCCGCTGGATGACACGGATGCGTCGGGTGGCGAACCGCCGGACCATCCCTTTGGTGCGCGGTTTCGCGCGCCCGGGCCGCTCATGGTCGCGGTGCGTTGCGACTTCCTTCGGGCGGACAGCGCTGCCTTCCAGCGCCAGTTCGACCGGTTCGACCAGACCAGCCTTTCGGTGTCCGATGTCGATCAGCAGGCAGCGATCATTGCCACAGACTTTCGTCAGGACCGGGACGGACTGACCCGCATCGTGATCGGCGACAGGACCCTGAACCAGGTGCAGGCGGGCGCTTTGACCCAGCGGCTTCTGGAGCTGGAGACCTACCGCACGTTCGCCATGCTCGGCCTGACGGAGGCGAACCGGCAGGCGCCGAAGGTCTCGATCATCGAGGCCGGGCTGCTTGGCATCGCGGAACGCATGCGTGCCAGCGAGGGGCTCGAAGCGAACCGGCTGCTGCTCGACGAACTGACGCGGCTTGCGGCCGATCTGGAGGCGGGCGCGGCGGCGAGCGCCTATCGCCTGGGAGCCAGCCGCGCCTATTATCTGATCGTGAAGCAGCGTCTGGAGGCATTGGGCGAGCAGTCGCGCGACGGGCATTTCACCTTCACGCAGTTCCTGACCCGGCGGCTGGCGCCGGCCATGCGCACCTGCGAAACGCTGGAAACGCGACAAGCCAACCTGTCGCGCAAACTGGCGCGTGCGGCAACGCTGTTGCGCACCCGCGTTGACGTGGAGCTGCAGGAACAAAACCGGGGCCAGCTTGCCGGGATGAACCGGCGGGCGCGGCTGCAACTTCGCCTGCAGCAGACCGTTGAGGGCCTGTCCGTTGCCGCCGTGAGCTATTATGTCGTCGGTCTTTTTGCGTATCTGGCCAAGGCGCTCGCCGACAGTCCCGTCGGCGCCTTTCTGCCATCCCAGGGCGTGATGACCGGAATTGCCGTCCCCCTGGTCCTGATCACGGTGTTCTTGTTCGTACGCCGCATCCGCCGTCATCATGACGAGCGCGAGGGGGATGAGTGA
- a CDS encoding cytochrome c family protein, which translates to MKRLMLLAGAAVLAMSANAIAAEGDAAAGEKVFRKCKACHAVGEGARNKVGPQLNGIVGREAASVEDYRYSKAAEEHASETGEWEPEEIFAYLEDPSEFLGGRSKMAFKLRKEDDRNDVIAYLAQFNADGTMK; encoded by the coding sequence ATGAAACGTCTTATGTTGCTTGCTGGAGCTGCCGTCCTGGCCATGTCCGCGAACGCAATTGCCGCGGAAGGTGACGCAGCCGCCGGCGAGAAAGTGTTCCGCAAGTGCAAGGCCTGTCATGCTGTCGGAGAGGGCGCCCGCAACAAGGTCGGTCCGCAACTGAACGGCATCGTCGGCCGCGAGGCTGCAAGCGTCGAAGATTACCGGTACTCCAAGGCGGCAGAAGAGCATGCCTCGGAGACCGGCGAATGGGAACCTGAAGAGATTTTCGCCTACCTCGAGGATCCGAGCGAATTCCTTGGCGGTCGCTCGAAGATGGCCTTCAAGCTGCGCAAGGAAGACGACCGCAACGATGTCATCGCCTATCTTGCCCAGTTCAACGCCGACGGCACCATGAAGTGA
- a CDS encoding LysR family transcriptional regulator: MSSFPDMEIFARVVGAGSMSAAGREMGLSPAVVSKRLRRLEDRLGTRLLQRTTRQLALTEAGQGYYKRVVAILASVEEAEAFVTRRSAMARGTLKVSAPTSFGRMHIAPHLAAFLADNPDLSVNLDLSDELIDIVGEGYDLAIRIAELEDSSLVARRLAPVHRILCAAPDYLKRAGAPTSVEDLQANHACLATTQQDVWRLSGPQGTEMLRTGGPIRTNSSEVVRESLLAGLGVALRSTWDIGPELREGKLRIVLPQYRASKNVGLHAVYPSRRFLPAKVRVFIDFLAKLYGPAPYWDQGLDDWLTLPEAEAAAAE, translated from the coding sequence ATGAGCAGTTTTCCCGACATGGAAATCTTCGCGCGGGTCGTGGGAGCCGGGAGCATGTCCGCGGCCGGACGGGAGATGGGTCTCTCGCCCGCGGTCGTCTCGAAACGACTCAGGCGCCTTGAAGACCGACTTGGTACACGGCTTTTGCAGCGGACCACCCGCCAGCTCGCTCTTACGGAGGCCGGCCAAGGGTACTACAAGCGCGTGGTTGCGATCCTCGCGTCGGTGGAAGAGGCGGAAGCCTTCGTCACGCGTCGCTCCGCGATGGCGCGCGGCACTTTGAAGGTCAGTGCGCCAACATCCTTCGGGCGCATGCACATCGCGCCGCATCTGGCGGCGTTTCTCGCCGACAACCCCGATCTTTCGGTCAATCTCGACCTCTCCGACGAACTCATCGACATTGTCGGCGAGGGCTATGACCTGGCCATTCGCATAGCCGAACTGGAGGACAGCAGCCTCGTGGCACGCCGCCTTGCGCCGGTCCACCGCATCCTGTGCGCCGCCCCCGACTACCTGAAACGCGCCGGGGCGCCGACCTCCGTCGAAGACCTTCAGGCCAATCACGCGTGCCTGGCAACGACCCAACAGGACGTCTGGCGGCTGTCGGGCCCGCAAGGCACCGAAATGCTGCGAACCGGCGGACCGATCCGTACGAACTCGAGCGAAGTGGTGCGCGAGTCGCTCCTCGCCGGTCTCGGTGTGGCGCTGCGCTCCACCTGGGATATCGGACCGGAACTGCGGGAAGGCAAACTCCGGATTGTCCTGCCCCAGTATCGCGCTTCCAAGAACGTCGGCCTGCATGCCGTCTATCCCAGCAGGCGCTTTCTGCCCGCAAAGGTGCGGGTTTTCATCGATTTCCTCGCCAAACTCTATGGGCCGGCCCCCTATTGGGATCAGGGGCTGGACGACTGGCTGACCTTGCCGGAGGCAGAGGCGGCTGCCGCGGAATGA
- a CDS encoding FAD-linked oxidase C-terminal domain-containing protein, with the protein MSGIVMPRPDSDVLERRAEIVAALKRFVPGEGVIDAAVEMRAYESDALTAYRQLPLVVVLPETVEQVSAVLRYCHENSVKVVPRGAGTSLSGGALPVGDGVLLSMMKFNRTLDIDAANRVAVVQPGVTNLGITRAVEHLGFYYAPDPSSQIACSIGGNIAENSGGVHCLKYGLTTNNVLGLEMVLVTGEVIRLGGKHLDSEGYDILALMTGSEGLLGVVTEVTVRILQKPETARAALIGFPTSEDGGQCVADIIAAGIIPGGMEMMDELAINAAEDFVNAGYPRDAGALLIVELDGPEAEVDYLLGEIEAIARRNKASSLRVSTSEEERNTFWAGRKAAFPAVGRISPDYLCMDGTIPRKALPEVLTRMRALGEKHGLRCANVFHAGDGNLHPLILYDANQPGQLEAAEAFGADILRLCVEFDGVLTGEHGVGIEKRDLMPEMFSEDDLKQQQRVKCAFDPKQLLNPGKVFPVLHRCAELGRMHVHKGQLPFPDIPRF; encoded by the coding sequence ATGAGCGGGATAGTCATGCCCAGGCCCGACAGCGACGTGTTGGAGCGGCGTGCGGAGATCGTGGCGGCTCTCAAGCGGTTTGTCCCCGGCGAGGGTGTGATTGACGCCGCCGTCGAGATGCGCGCCTATGAAAGCGATGCACTGACGGCCTATCGGCAGCTTCCGCTTGTTGTCGTCCTTCCGGAGACCGTGGAACAGGTGTCCGCCGTTCTGCGCTATTGCCATGAAAACAGCGTCAAGGTCGTGCCGCGCGGGGCGGGAACATCGCTGTCGGGCGGAGCGCTTCCCGTCGGCGACGGCGTGCTCCTTTCGATGATGAAGTTCAACCGGACGCTGGATATCGACGCCGCCAATCGCGTCGCCGTCGTGCAGCCGGGTGTGACGAACCTCGGCATCACCCGGGCGGTGGAGCATCTCGGCTTTTACTATGCGCCGGATCCGTCCTCCCAGATCGCCTGTTCCATCGGCGGCAACATCGCGGAAAACTCCGGTGGCGTGCATTGCCTGAAATACGGGCTGACCACCAACAATGTGCTCGGGCTGGAAATGGTGCTCGTAACGGGCGAGGTGATCCGGCTCGGCGGCAAGCACCTCGACAGCGAAGGCTATGACATTCTCGCCCTGATGACGGGCTCCGAAGGGCTTCTGGGCGTCGTTACCGAGGTCACGGTGCGCATCCTGCAAAAGCCGGAGACGGCGCGTGCCGCGTTGATCGGTTTTCCCACCAGCGAGGACGGCGGCCAGTGTGTTGCCGACATCATCGCAGCCGGTATCATTCCCGGCGGCATGGAGATGATGGACGAACTGGCGATCAACGCGGCGGAGGATTTCGTCAATGCCGGTTACCCACGCGATGCCGGTGCGCTGCTGATTGTCGAACTCGACGGGCCGGAAGCGGAGGTCGACTATCTGCTCGGCGAGATCGAGGCCATCGCCAGGCGCAACAAGGCGAGCTCCCTGCGCGTCTCCACCAGCGAGGAGGAGCGCAATACGTTCTGGGCGGGTCGCAAGGCGGCCTTTCCGGCGGTCGGGCGCATTTCGCCCGACTATCTGTGCATGGACGGCACGATCCCGCGCAAGGCCCTGCCCGAGGTGCTGACGCGCATGCGTGCGCTCGGCGAGAAACACGGTCTGCGCTGCGCCAACGTCTTTCATGCCGGCGACGGCAACCTGCATCCGCTCATTCTCTATGATGCCAACCAGCCGGGGCAGCTTGAGGCGGCCGAAGCCTTCGGCGCCGATATCCTGCGGCTGTGCGTTGAGTTCGACGGTGTGCTCACCGGCGAGCATGGTGTCGGTATCGAAAAGCGCGACCTGATGCCGGAGATGTTTTCCGAGGACGATCTGAAGCAGCAGCAACGGGTCAAATGCGCTTTCGATCCCAAGCAGTTGCTCAATCCGGGAAAGGTCTTCCCCGTGCTGCACCGCTGCGCCGAGCTCGGCCGCATGCATGTGCACAAGGGGCAATTGCCGTTTCCCGACATTCCCCGCTTTTAA